From the genome of Streptomyces sp. NBC_01304:
CCCGTCACAGTGTCAGTTCTTCCTTTCAAGGAGTCGGCCGGTGGGTTCGGTGAACTCGCCGTTGTGCAGGATGCGCTCGCCGCGCAGCCAGGTGGACTTGACGACGCCGCTGAGGGTCTTGCCCGCGTACGCCGTGACCTTGTTCCTGTGCTGCAGTTCGGCCGCGTCGACGGTGAAGGTCTCGTCGGGCGCGAGGACCGCGAAGTCGGCGTCGCGGCCGGCCTCGATGGCGCCCTTGTTGTCCAGGCCGACCAGCTTCGAGGTCTGCGTGGACATCCAGCGCACCACGTCCTCGAGGGAGTGGCCGCGCTTCTTGGCCTCGGTCCAGATGGCCGGGAGGCTCAGCTGGAGGCCGGAGATGCCGCCCCAGGCGGTCGCGAAGTCGTCCGTCTTGAGGTCGGCGGTCGACGGGGAGTGGTCGGTGACGATGACGTCGATGGTGCCGTCGGCCAGGGCCGCCCAGAGCAGGTCCTGGTTGGCGCCCTCGCGGATCGGCGGGCAGCACTTGAACTCGCTCGCGCCGTCCGGGACTTCCTCGGCGGTGAGCGTGAGGTAGTGCGGGCAGGTCTCGACGGTGAGCTTGACGCCCTCGGCCTTGGCGGCGGCGACCAGCGGCAGCGCGTCCGAGGAGGACAGGTGCAGCACGTGGACGCGGGCGCCGATGCGCTTGGCGGTGTCGATGAGCCGCTTGATCGCGACGTCCTCGGAGATCCGCGGCCGGGTCTGCAGGTAGTCGTCGTACTTCGGGCCGCTCAGGTGCGGCGCGACGTCGAGCTCGTGCGGGTCCTCGGCGTGCACGATCAGCAGGCCGTCGAAGCCGGCGATCTCGGCCATGGAGGTGGCCAGCTGGTCGCCGTCCAGGTGCGGGAACTCGTCCACGCCCGACGGGGACAGGAAGCACTTGAAGCCGTAGACGCCGGCGTCGTGCAGCGGCT
Proteins encoded in this window:
- the allB gene encoding allantoinase AllB — translated: MSDVELVLRSTRVITPEGTRAASVAVSGGKIAAVLPYEAEVPAGARLEDFGDDVLLPGLVDTHVHVNDPGRTEWEGFYTATRAAAAGGITTLVDMPLNSLPPTTTVDNLRTKQEVAAAKAHIDVGFWGGALPDNVADLKPLHDAGVYGFKCFLSPSGVDEFPHLDGDQLATSMAEIAGFDGLLIVHAEDPHELDVAPHLSGPKYDDYLQTRPRISEDVAIKRLIDTAKRIGARVHVLHLSSSDALPLVAAAKAEGVKLTVETCPHYLTLTAEEVPDGASEFKCCPPIREGANQDLLWAALADGTIDVIVTDHSPSTADLKTDDFATAWGGISGLQLSLPAIWTEAKKRGHSLEDVVRWMSTQTSKLVGLDNKGAIEAGRDADFAVLAPDETFTVDAAELQHRNKVTAYAGKTLSGVVKSTWLRGERILHNGEFTEPTGRLLERKN